Genomic DNA from Pyruvatibacter sp.:
CTGGGCTGTTCACGTTTGCACTGGCCACCCGCCGCACGCTCAAGACCATCGTGCCAAAATGAGCACGGCGGAACCTACACTTGAAACCAAACGGCATGGCTCTGCGCCCCGCACCGGGTCAGCAATTAAGCGGCTGCTGACAATCCTGCTGGGGTGCCTGCCCACCCCCCTTGCCCGCCGTATGGAAAGCCAGTTGGAAAGCGCCAGTGACCTGGCCGCCGTGCTGCGCGGAGCCGCCTCCGTCATGCTCATCCGCATTGCCGGAGCCGGCATCACCTTTGCCTCCATGGTCTTGTTGGCGCGCTGGATGGGAGCCTTCGAGTTTGGCATTTATGCCTATGTATGGACCTGGGTAATTTTGCTCGGCACCATGGCGCCGCTGGGTCTCAACACATCCATCCTGCGCTTTGTCCCCGAATATATCGCCCGTTCACGCTGGGGCCGGTTGCGCGGGCTATTGATCCGCACGCACCTCATGGTGCTCGCTGCAGCTCTTGGTGCGTCAGCCCTGTGCGCAGCGGTGCTCTATGTCATCGCGCCGTCAATAGACGCATTCTACATACTGCCGTTTGTCGTCGCCCTCGCCGCCATGCCGCTGTATGCCATGATGGATATGCAGGAAGGCACCTCGCGCGCCTTTGGCTGGGTGACGCTGGCCTACCTCATGCCTTATGTGGTGCGCCCGTTGCTGCTGCTGTGCGGCATCGGCACGCTGGTGCTCATTGGCCTCGCACCTGATGCAGTGACGGCGCTGCTGGCAATGACTGCGGCCTGCGTCATCGCCATGAGCGTGCAGGCGGTATTGCTGTTTCGCGGCATCTCCCGCACCGTCCCCGATGCCCGACCGCGCTATCACGCCGGCTACTGGCTCAAGATATCCGCTCCCATGCTGATGTTTGAAGGCGCTTATCTGCTGATGGCCTCAACAGACGTGCTGATGCTCGGCAAGATCGAGGACCCGGCTGCCGTGGCCATTTATTTTGCCGCCGCCCGCACCGCAAGCCTCATCGGCTTTGTCTATTTCGCCACCGCCGCACGCGCGGTGCCCAAGTTTGCCGAAATCAACGCATCAGGCACTCGCGAAGACCTCCAGGCTTTCCTTGATGGTCTCAACCGCATGAGTTTCTGGCCCACATTTCTGGCCGCTCTCGCCCTCATCGCCGTCGGTCCCTACATTCTTGCGCTGTTCGGCGCGGGTTTTGAAACCGGCTATCTGGTGCTGGCCATTCTGGCAATCGGCTACATCGCGCGCTGCACCGTGGGACCGCTGGAATATCTTTTGTCGATGACCGGCAAACAGATGGTCGCCACACGCATCATCTGCCTGTCAGCGCTGGGCAATGTGGCGCTCAACGCCATGCTGATCCCCCAGTTCGGTACGCTGGGAGCCGCCATTGCAACCGTTATCGCCATGACGGCCAATCTCGCGGCGCTGGCATTCGCCGTGCGCCGCCACCTTGGCCTGAGCGCGTTCCTGCTGCGCCCGTCGCGTTAATCTCGCGCACGCTCGCTGCACCGCCACCACCCTGGCATCAGCCTTGCTCGGTGAACGTACCCCCACGGACCCTGCGTGCCGCAATGGCACAGGTCCACGACAGGACGCCTGCATGACCCCGCGAGCACACTCATTTGACCTGCCCGCCACACTGCGTGACGCGGCATGGCCAGCAACCAATGAACCTGGTTACGCCGCCCAGACATCATGGCTCACCGGCGCTGACGCCTGCCAGACCATTATCGCTGACTGGCGCGACCTTGCAGACAATGCCAGCGAACCAA
This window encodes:
- a CDS encoding polysaccharide biosynthesis C-terminal domain-containing protein, which translates into the protein MSTAEPTLETKRHGSAPRTGSAIKRLLTILLGCLPTPLARRMESQLESASDLAAVLRGAASVMLIRIAGAGITFASMVLLARWMGAFEFGIYAYVWTWVILLGTMAPLGLNTSILRFVPEYIARSRWGRLRGLLIRTHLMVLAAALGASALCAAVLYVIAPSIDAFYILPFVVALAAMPLYAMMDMQEGTSRAFGWVTLAYLMPYVVRPLLLLCGIGTLVLIGLAPDAVTALLAMTAACVIAMSVQAVLLFRGISRTVPDARPRYHAGYWLKISAPMLMFEGAYLLMASTDVLMLGKIEDPAAVAIYFAAARTASLIGFVYFATAARAVPKFAEINASGTREDLQAFLDGLNRMSFWPTFLAALALIAVGPYILALFGAGFETGYLVLAILAIGYIARCTVGPLEYLLSMTGKQMVATRIICLSALGNVALNAMLIPQFGTLGAAIATVIAMTANLAALAFAVRRHLGLSAFLLRPSR